From a single Drosophila sulfurigaster albostrigata strain 15112-1811.04 chromosome 3, ASM2355843v2, whole genome shotgun sequence genomic region:
- the LOC133842387 gene encoding LOW QUALITY PROTEIN: endoplasmic reticulum metallopeptidase 1-like (The sequence of the model RefSeq protein was modified relative to this genomic sequence to represent the inferred CDS: deleted 2 bases in 2 codons) translates to MGDKEKLISDESLEATRNVTKKETFIKLPWYFAGGFLVFWALLFFAIVIPFFYRLPTPLTMEDANKSVFITERAYNNLYTLANIGNKLTGSEENEVQAVNFILNELESIKSVLLTDYFDFEYEVSQASGGFAYSTMLNTYQGVQNIVAKISPKNSTSVTYLLINSHFDSKPYTNSAGDAGFMIVVMLEVLRVIATTKQTIEHPIVFLFNGAEEGMMQASHGFVTQHRWAPLCKTVINLDAGGSGGRDILFQTGPNHPWLVNHYKESIKYPFATTMAEEIFQSGIMPSDTDFRQFNLFGNIPGLDMAQCINGYVYHTKYDLIDVIPRGAFQNTGDNILSLVRNLANATELYDIEAYKTGHAIFFDFLGIYFFHYSEATGIYLNYGVAGATIILIFVSIWRMSSVSKVSICHVIRWFILVFVIQIISFVLALALPSVIAYVMDSSGLAMTYYSTPLLVVGLYVCPSLVGLSVPITIYYSLQRNDKLPNPYHLQLALHSQSILLAVLAAGVTYLGYRSAYIFVIPLVFYVASLTLNLLTTLHDRGYSWSGLLKASQIAPFLYSSYVIYIFIVVLTPMGGRAGNISIRDLYIAVLAAVGTILCFGFLVPLINSFRRPSFVIFGLLAAFAISLYLASSTQLGFPYRPKTSGQRVQYLQVRNMFYEFDGTLSKDESGYLFSYQDRRGASPFKGTKVNLTGLVGIADRCETHMMCGMPLYDYRFYQNRLTLQWLPRSEPIVPPSDFHFELLNKTSVNSTTMRYFFSTRGSNHMSLFFQTYEDVKLTGWSFLESYLTTTQPYHVYLTHGIDARPFNFTVDIWKSDGDFDVPAFQLGCSDHRVQDPGDAEAVKFASTFPSFSILAQWPVLYKRYIF, encoded by the exons ATGGGTGATAAGGAGAAACTT ATCTCCGATGAATCGCTTGAAGCTACTAGAAATGTCACCAAAAAGGAAACCTTCATAAAGCTGCCATGGTACTTTGCCGGTGGTTTCCTCGTGTTCTGGGCACTCCTCTTTTTCGCCATAGTAATTCCATTTTTCTATCGGTTACCCACGCCCCTGACAATGGAAGACGCTAATAAGAGTGTT TTTATTACGGAGCGTGCCTACAATAATCTTTATACACTTGCCAATATTGGTAACAAATTGACGGGCAGTGAGGAAAACGAAGTTCAAGCAGttaattttattctaaatgAACTGGAGAGCATCAAAAGTGTCTTATTGACGGACTATTTCGATTTTGAGTACGAAGTATCGCAAGCCTCTGGAGGATTTGCCTACAGCACAATGCTAAACACTTATCAAGGAGTTCAGAATATTGTCGCGAAGATATCGCCGAAGAACAGCACAAGCGTTACCTATCTTCTTATCAATAGTCATTTTGATTCCAAGCCATATACGAACTCGGCTGGTGACGCTGGATTTATGATTGTCGTAATGTTGGAAGTATTGCGAGTCATTGCAACAACCAAGCAAACTATTGAGCATccaattgtg tttttattcaatGGAGCTGAGGAAGGAATGATGCAGGCTTCTCATGGTTTCGTAACACAACATAGATGGGCACCGCTTTGCAA GACCGTTATTAATCTCGATGCTGGTGGCAGTGGAGGACGGGATATTCTTTTCCAAACTGGTCCCAACCACCCATGGCTTGTAAAT catTATAAGGAATCGATAAAGTATCCGTTCGCTACAACCATGGCTGAGGAAATTTTTCAATCGGGAATTATGCCGTCGGACACTGATTTCCGtcagtttaatttatttggaaATATTCCAG gTTTGGACATGGCACAGTGCATTAATGGTTATGTCTATCATACCAAATACGATCTGATCGATGTGATTCCTCGTGGCGCGTTCCAAAACACCGGAGACAATATTCTTAGCTTGGTTCGAAATTTGGCAAATGCCACTGAATTGTATGATATAGAA GCTTACAAGACTGGACATGCTATATTCTTTGATTTTCTGGGAATTTACTTCTTCCATTATTCCGAGGCGActggaatttatttaaactacgGAGTTGCTGGAGCCACAATCATTCTGATTTTTGTTTCGATCTGGCGAATGTCATCTGTTTCCAAAGTCTCCATTTGCCATGTGATTCGTTGGTTTATCCTCGTTTTTGTTATTCAGATTATTTCCTTCGTGCTTGCACTAGCCCTTCCCAGTGTGATCGCTTACGTTATGGATTCCTCTGGATTAGCAATGACTTACTACAGCACCCCACTCTTAGTAGTCGGATTATATGTGTGTCCCTCACTTGTTGGCCTCAGTGTACCCATAACTATTTACTACAGTCTTCAGCGTAAC GATAAACTCCCCAATCCTTACCACCTGCAGTTGGCATTGCACAGTCAATCCATCCTCCTTGCTGTTCTTGCAGCTGGTGTTACTTATCTGGGCTACCGGTCTGCATATATCTTCGTTATTCCTCTTGTCTTCTACGTGGCTTCATTGACCCTAAATCTACTGACTACTCTGCACGATCGGGGCTATTCCTGGTCAGGCCTGCTGAAGGCAAGCCAAATTGCTCCTTTCCTGTACAGCAGCTATGTcatctatatatttattgtggtCCTCACACCTATGGGTGGTCGTGCGGGTAATATCAGCATCCGAGACTTGTATATTGCTGTCTTGGCTGCCGTAGGAACTATTCTCTGTTTTGGTTTCTTG gTACCGCTTATCAACTCATTCCGACGACCAAGCTTTGTAATATTCGGCCTATTGGCAGCCTTTGCTATATCTTTATACTTGGCCTCTAGCACACAATTAGGATTTCCCTATCGACCAAAGACCAGTGGCCAGCGCGTTCAATACCTG CAAGTGCGCAATATGTTTTACGAGTTCGATGGCACTCTGAGTAAAGATGAGTCAGGATATTTGTTTAGCTACCAAGATCGACGCGGAGCATCTCCCTTCAAAGGCACCAAAGTCAACCTAACTGGTCTGGTTGGCATTGCTGATAGATGCGAGACACACATGATGTGTGGAATGCCGTTGTATGACTACCGATTTTATCAGAATCGTTTAACCCTCCAATGGCTTCCTCGTTCCGAGCCCATTGTCCCACCAAGCGACTTCCATTTTGAGCTTTTGAATAAGACCTCCGTCAACTCTACAACTATGCGATACTTTTTTTCGACGCGGGGTTCTAACCACATGAGTTTATTCTTCCAAACCTACGAAGATGTTAAACTCACTGGTTGGTCATTCTTGGAGAGTTATCTTACGACCACACAGCCATATCACGTCTATCTTACGCACGGTATTGATGCCAGGCCATTTAACTTTACTGTGGATATTTGG AAATCGGATGGAGACTTCGACGTACCCGCATTCCAACTAGGATGTTCAGATCATAGGGTTCAAGACCCTGGTGATGCCGAAGCTGTGAAATTTGCATCAACATTCCCATCGTTTTCAATCCTAGCCCAATGGCCGGTATTATACAAACGATACATTTTTTAG